From Anaerolineales bacterium, one genomic window encodes:
- a CDS encoding substrate-binding domain-containing protein — protein sequence MPIPNGNLNYTHYPQNVGARPTIAFLVDRILGTSGYQSQVWRGIIEASHNHDLNVICYTGGCLNATMNFDEYEYQRNVIYELIPEKHVDGLIIGAGVIGQYVNFEELSTFCRRYLPLPTVSIGFEVTGVPSLLADDTTGMQEAITHLIKRHDRRKIAFIRGPDGSAEAQRRYQAYLNTLEKYGIPEDSSLVTQGDFYRGSGKEAARILLDERKVDFDALVGANDSMALAAMEVIQAHGIDVPDDVAVIGYDDVIDANISNPPLTTVRQPMYEIGKRAVEFLITILEGGEVPNREMMPTTLVQRLSCACEPEPKSDTSLLEEGFTLSSDDLAAQRDYVVRKVVEAYNPPYSQEDLITRNTTDLVDTLFKALTNQSDPDEFIILLEKILRHGLMHGADSYQWQYAMSSLNQLTASLVKDVESSRRMADLWRRTNMLLGRIGSLSISYTKLQEEHLAEPLRYTNQALLTTYDMSSLMETIWDRFPDIGIHTCVISLFDDPEDCRKKARFMLSYNTEGRIDTADEANQPYPAVDLFPEGFLEVDRRQELVVNSLYFRDKIFGYLVLGMYNLDTEMCETLATQISAAIQGANAFQELKEADEVIRRRSVQVEALNTIISAAATEADLRQLLETALDHTLQAIDLEIGSIWIPPNIVTRGIPEGIVDSITRDILTHEEVQITNPIAIEDWSRESENETLAPISHIMTRQGVGASLVAPIMAENGTFIGGLILSAMQPRSWSKDEIDLVIAVGQQLGTATERLRLLERIREQMRRVQQIIDTVPEGVILLDNDGLILLANPAGERDLELLADKGIGDTLSQLGNRPVGDVLDRDPKNPWCRISCGERFFEAIAKKLEKGTESEGWVLVLRDVTKDRETQKRIHQQERLAAVGQMAGGIAHDFNNMLTTIMLYAQRPLRKHEVNADIKKSLETILKESKHAANLVQQILDFSRRSPIETSPVDLGPFVKETVRVLKRTIPESISLSLETDPEEYIVDCDPTRIQQVLMNLVVNARDAMPKGGTLWIKLSSLQVEEGEDPPAVGMTPGNWLRISVSDTGTGIPQEVLPHIFEPFFTTKATGKGTGLGLAQVYGIVKQHNGQVSVDTEIGKGTKFYVYLPLCTLENNLSSQDGVFSSIPKGKGETILLVEDNEKMREVGQQILEDLGYHVLSASNGREALEVFKTNGDIDLLFTDVVMPEIGGAVLLDELRQLGSNVKAVAVTGHIIAEDLDHLRQAGVASVIHKPYDVDILAEVIREALDEE from the coding sequence ATGCCAATACCAAATGGAAATCTCAACTATACGCACTATCCCCAAAATGTAGGCGCGCGTCCAACAATTGCATTTCTCGTCGATCGAATTCTCGGCACCAGCGGATACCAGTCACAAGTATGGCGAGGCATTATCGAGGCCTCGCACAACCATGATTTGAATGTGATCTGCTACACCGGTGGCTGTTTGAATGCCACGATGAATTTCGACGAATACGAATACCAACGCAACGTAATTTATGAATTAATTCCAGAAAAACATGTCGATGGACTGATTATTGGGGCAGGCGTTATCGGTCAATACGTCAATTTTGAAGAGTTATCGACATTTTGCCGTCGATATCTTCCACTTCCGACCGTCAGCATTGGCTTCGAAGTCACGGGAGTTCCCAGTCTGTTAGCTGACGATACCACGGGGATGCAAGAAGCCATCACGCATCTAATTAAAAGACATGATCGACGGAAAATCGCTTTCATTCGCGGGCCGGATGGAAGCGCCGAAGCGCAAAGGCGGTATCAAGCATACCTGAACACACTTGAAAAGTACGGCATTCCAGAGGATTCCAGCCTGGTCACCCAGGGAGATTTTTACCGGGGTTCTGGAAAGGAGGCAGCGCGCATCCTTTTGGATGAGCGCAAGGTGGATTTTGACGCGCTGGTTGGCGCAAATGACAGCATGGCGCTTGCAGCCATGGAAGTTATACAAGCACACGGCATAGACGTGCCGGATGACGTCGCCGTAATCGGCTACGACGATGTCATCGATGCAAACATTTCCAATCCTCCACTGACCACGGTGAGGCAGCCGATGTACGAGATCGGAAAACGCGCTGTTGAATTCCTCATCACAATATTGGAAGGTGGGGAAGTACCGAATCGAGAAATGATGCCCACGACTCTGGTTCAACGCCTGAGTTGTGCCTGTGAGCCGGAACCTAAATCCGACACCTCCCTTCTCGAAGAAGGGTTTACGCTAAGTTCCGACGATCTTGCTGCACAGCGAGATTATGTTGTGAGAAAGGTCGTCGAAGCATATAACCCGCCCTATTCACAAGAAGATCTGATCACCAGAAACACGACGGATTTGGTTGACACCCTCTTCAAGGCACTAACCAATCAGAGTGATCCCGATGAATTCATAATCTTGCTCGAGAAGATTTTACGTCACGGTTTGATGCATGGGGCCGACTCATATCAATGGCAATATGCGATGTCGAGTCTCAATCAGCTTACTGCTTCGCTCGTCAAGGATGTTGAATCCTCTCGACGGATGGCGGACCTCTGGCGGCGGACGAATATGCTGTTAGGAAGGATTGGGTCCTTATCCATTTCTTATACAAAGCTGCAAGAGGAGCACCTCGCTGAGCCTTTGCGCTACACGAACCAGGCGCTGTTGACCACATACGACATGTCGAGTTTGATGGAGACGATCTGGGATCGTTTTCCAGATATCGGGATTCATACTTGTGTAATTTCCCTTTTCGATGACCCAGAAGATTGCAGGAAAAAAGCCAGATTCATGCTTTCTTACAACACGGAAGGAAGAATCGATACAGCCGATGAAGCCAACCAGCCGTACCCGGCCGTCGATCTATTTCCAGAAGGATTCTTAGAAGTCGACCGGAGACAAGAACTCGTGGTCAACTCCCTCTATTTCCGCGACAAAATCTTTGGGTACTTGGTTCTTGGCATGTACAACCTCGATACGGAAATGTGCGAAACGCTGGCAACGCAGATCAGTGCAGCAATCCAAGGCGCAAATGCATTTCAGGAACTTAAGGAAGCGGATGAGGTAATCCGCCGCCGTTCAGTCCAGGTTGAAGCGTTGAATACGATCATCTCTGCCGCAGCGACCGAGGCAGATCTCAGACAGTTACTGGAAACCGCCCTCGACCATACACTCCAAGCCATCGATCTGGAGATCGGGAGCATCTGGATCCCACCCAACATTGTCACGCGCGGCATTCCGGAAGGAATCGTCGACAGCATCACACGCGACATCCTGACCCACGAAGAAGTACAAATTACGAACCCGATCGCCATTGAGGATTGGTCACGAGAATCCGAGAACGAGACCCTCGCACCGATATCCCACATCATGACTCGTCAGGGCGTCGGCGCATCACTCGTCGCGCCCATCATGGCCGAGAATGGGACCTTCATCGGCGGATTGATTCTCTCGGCCATGCAGCCACGCTCATGGTCGAAAGATGAAATCGATCTCGTGATCGCCGTCGGTCAACAACTGGGAACGGCTACCGAGCGCCTGCGTCTGCTGGAACGTATTCGGGAACAAATGCGCCGGGTACAACAGATTATCGACACCGTTCCCGAAGGAGTTATTCTGCTCGATAACGATGGGTTGATCCTGCTTGCCAATCCGGCAGGAGAACGAGATCTCGAACTTCTCGCCGATAAGGGAATTGGTGATACTCTCTCACAGCTCGGCAATCGCCCTGTCGGAGACGTATTGGATCGTGATCCGAAGAATCCCTGGTGCCGGATTTCGTGCGGTGAGCGGTTTTTTGAAGCCATCGCGAAAAAATTGGAAAAGGGGACCGAATCCGAGGGTTGGGTTCTGGTACTGCGAGATGTGACCAAAGATCGTGAAACGCAAAAACGCATTCATCAGCAAGAGCGACTAGCTGCCGTTGGGCAGATGGCCGGCGGGATCGCGCACGATTTCAACAACATGTTGACCACGATCATGCTTTACGCCCAGAGACCTCTGCGTAAACATGAAGTGAATGCGGACATCAAGAAATCGCTGGAAACGATCCTCAAAGAATCGAAACACGCCGCCAACCTGGTACAGCAAATCTTGGATTTCAGTCGTCGATCGCCTATCGAAACAAGCCCTGTGGATCTGGGTCCGTTTGTGAAAGAAACAGTGCGGGTTCTGAAACGCACAATCCCGGAAAGCATCTCGCTCTCTCTGGAGACCGACCCGGAAGAATACATCGTCGATTGTGACCCTACTCGCATTCAACAAGTTCTCATGAATCTGGTGGTCAATGCACGTGACGCAATGCCGAAAGGCGGGACGCTGTGGATCAAGTTGTCCAGCCTGCAGGTCGAAGAAGGTGAAGATCCACCGGCCGTGGGCATGACGCCGGGAAACTGGCTGCGCATTTCCGTTTCCGATACCGGCACCGGCATTCCACAAGAAGTGCTTCCGCACATATTTGAACCTTTCTTTACGACCAAAGCCACCGGCAAGGGAACCGGATTGGGATTGGCGCAGGTATATGGCATCGTAAAACAACATAATGGACAGGTAAGTGTGGACACAGAGATCGGTAAGGGCACGAAATTTTACGTCTACTTGCCGCTGTGTACACTTGAAAATAATCTATCCTCGCAGGACGGTGTGTTTTCATCCATCCCAAAGGGGAAAGGGGAAACCATCCTCCTGGTGGAGGACAACGAAAAGATGCGCGAGGTTGGTCAACAGATACTGGAAGACCTTGGGTACCATGTTCTTTCTGCATCGAACGGCAGGGAGGCGTTGGAAGTCTTCAAAACCAATGGTGATATTGATCTACTCTTTACCGACGTCGTAATGCCGGAGATCGGAGGGGCAGTCTTGCTGGATGAACTGCGTCAATTGGGTTCCAACGTTAAGGCGGTTGCGGTTACGGGCCACATCATCGCCGAAGACCTGGATCATCTGCGACAAGCCGGAGTGGCTTCCGTGATCCATAAGCCTTACGATGTGGACATCCTGGCCGAAGTGATCCGTGAAGCACTAGATGAGGAATGA
- a CDS encoding substrate-binding domain-containing protein: MATEKNKKAHSSQEDGIPAARPTLAFLTVAMEDHFSLAMWTAIVEAAHERNANVISIAGGNLNDAAEYSSLKNSIYRAANEDLIDGIIIYGSRLGTYVSEKTFRDFCNRFASKPSVSIGQHVEGIPAVLSDNYIGMHLLVRHLIDDHGYQRIAFVRGPEGQIEAETRFKAYKNALIESGIDIDPNLISEPGIWEAISGEEAVRLFVDERDLPLDAIVCANDTMALAAMWALKNRGLIIPDDVAVVGFDSQVIAKAATPPLSTVRQQLKEQCRYAVDIVLTQLEGGDVPDRIEIPTKLCIRQSCGCASSAVGRAITKTSLKSSNKKISSINRDDTLSEIAQIVDTTIEGLEAYRSSRLFDAFIADIEKSHSNNFLRELKQCIEDTITLETEINEWQRVISSLRHFTRSQYTDESATERIEELSNQARVLIGEKVQQIETHQSLIYDQQYANLRDMTRAISTALELDDLLETLHHNLLRFGIRSCYLSLYEETVPTAEDESRIDSRPLKMILAFDDKGRLPFESEEPVISTNILPRRRIAAMSGNWSFVVKELERADEPLGTVLFEVYPPDGRACDMLQEQISSSLTYGLLLQERQQEHEVLQQAYTEAEQQAREKEIELEFEIVDREQAQQALMREQHLLRILMENSPDAIYFKDKESRFIKVNTAFARLHDKDSPDELLGLSDFDLFTEEHASEAFEDEMRVLKTGEPIVGKEEKETWPDGHETWVSTTKLPMRDEKGNVTGTFGISRDITESKRVEQELRRHAAHLEAINTIISSTSTAVDFQDLLKISLDLSLYAVEMNMGIIWLPPHTVSRKLLPPENEFPHYDFNPESNGLPEILVVDDWQKVTQEDPRIDFYETFLKTHGIRASITVPIKAEEGNRLGGLCIASPQPFKWTTEETRLLEAVGYQIGIAAERLRLVDQIREQMQQVQQITDTVPDGVLLLDSNHCVILANPAGTRDLQALAKASVGDEISHLGGCSISDILQADTDVPWHEVLTNNRIFEVVARPIDAYRSTENWIIVIRDVTQEREIQRQVQQQERLAAVGQLAGGIAHDFNNLLTTIMLYAQMPLRKQQLPDDLKKPLETILSESRKAASLVQQILDFSRHAPIERHPIDLGPFVKEAVRVLQRTIPENISLYIEIDPDEYLVEADPTRIQQVLMNLVVNARDAMTEGGVLRVGVSSAIVHEEDSDEDVPISGMKPGRWFCLSVKDTGTGIPEDILPHIFEPFFTTKAAGKGTGLGLSQVWGIVKQHEGFIKVDSTVGEGTEFLVYLPIHQSAEKVESLPPEDVSFPKGTGERILLVEDSQHVRDVSEELLLDLGYQVVTAKNGREALDLFKHNGNFDLVFTDVVMPEVGGVELLHSLRDMGSTVKTIAVTGHMLAKDLQELRKNGVSGIIFKPLEVKEVAEEIRRILDGKPQ; encoded by the coding sequence ATGGCGACAGAGAAGAACAAGAAAGCGCATTCATCGCAAGAGGACGGAATTCCGGCTGCCCGTCCGACACTCGCCTTCCTCACCGTAGCCATGGAAGATCACTTCAGCCTGGCCATGTGGACCGCGATCGTTGAAGCCGCCCACGAGCGGAATGCAAACGTGATTAGCATCGCAGGTGGAAACTTAAATGATGCAGCCGAATATAGCAGCTTAAAGAATTCAATCTACCGAGCCGCAAACGAGGACCTTATCGATGGCATCATCATCTATGGATCGAGATTAGGAACCTACGTATCCGAGAAGACGTTTCGTGATTTCTGCAATCGATTCGCATCCAAGCCATCTGTCAGCATCGGCCAGCATGTCGAGGGCATTCCCGCAGTTCTTTCCGATAACTACATCGGAATGCATCTTCTGGTCCGGCATCTCATCGACGACCACGGGTATCAACGCATCGCCTTCGTTCGGGGACCGGAAGGACAGATCGAGGCGGAAACCCGATTCAAGGCATACAAAAACGCACTCATCGAATCTGGCATTGATATAGATCCCAATTTGATTTCAGAACCCGGTATTTGGGAGGCGATATCCGGCGAGGAGGCCGTTCGATTGTTCGTCGACGAGCGGGATTTACCACTCGATGCAATCGTTTGTGCTAACGATACCATGGCCCTGGCAGCGATGTGGGCTTTGAAAAATCGAGGCCTGATAATTCCGGATGATGTTGCCGTCGTCGGCTTCGATAGCCAGGTCATTGCAAAAGCAGCTACACCACCCCTCTCCACGGTCCGACAGCAATTGAAAGAACAATGCCGGTATGCCGTCGACATCGTGTTGACCCAATTGGAGGGCGGCGACGTCCCTGATCGGATCGAAATTCCCACAAAACTCTGCATCCGTCAATCTTGCGGCTGCGCATCGTCTGCGGTAGGACGTGCGATCACGAAGACAAGTCTCAAGAGCAGCAACAAGAAAATATCGAGCATAAATCGAGACGACACTCTTTCGGAGATCGCGCAAATCGTTGATACGACCATCGAAGGATTGGAAGCCTATAGAAGCAGCAGATTGTTCGATGCTTTCATCGCAGACATTGAAAAAAGCCATTCGAACAATTTCCTGCGAGAACTCAAACAATGTATCGAAGACACAATTACTCTGGAAACTGAAATAAACGAATGGCAGAGAGTGATATCTTCACTTCGACATTTTACACGGAGTCAATATACCGACGAGTCGGCTACGGAGCGGATCGAGGAACTGAGTAATCAAGCACGTGTTCTGATCGGCGAGAAAGTTCAGCAAATCGAAACGCATCAATCGCTGATCTACGATCAACAATATGCCAACTTGCGAGACATGACCAGGGCCATATCGACGGCTCTCGAACTCGACGATTTACTCGAAACCCTGCATCATAATTTGCTTCGTTTCGGAATACGAAGCTGCTACCTATCTCTGTACGAAGAAACCGTACCAACTGCTGAGGACGAATCGCGAATCGACTCTCGTCCTTTGAAAATGATTCTCGCCTTCGACGATAAAGGTAGACTGCCGTTTGAATCCGAAGAACCGGTCATTTCGACAAACATCCTTCCTCGGCGAAGAATAGCAGCCATGTCCGGAAATTGGTCTTTCGTAGTCAAAGAACTTGAACGTGCAGATGAACCACTAGGGACAGTTCTTTTTGAAGTCTACCCTCCGGATGGAAGAGCCTGTGACATGCTGCAAGAACAAATCAGCAGCTCACTCACCTACGGATTGCTCCTCCAGGAGCGACAGCAGGAACATGAAGTACTCCAACAGGCCTACACGGAAGCGGAGCAACAAGCCAGGGAAAAGGAAATCGAGCTGGAGTTTGAGATCGTAGACCGTGAGCAGGCCCAACAAGCACTCATGCGAGAGCAGCACCTGCTGCGTATTTTGATGGAAAACTCCCCGGATGCCATTTATTTCAAAGACAAGGAAAGCCGTTTTATTAAGGTCAACACGGCGTTTGCCAGATTACACGACAAGGATTCTCCAGACGAACTTCTGGGATTATCCGATTTCGATCTGTTCACCGAGGAACATGCAAGCGAAGCATTCGAAGACGAGATGCGTGTGCTCAAGACGGGTGAACCGATCGTCGGGAAAGAAGAGAAGGAGACCTGGCCAGACGGCCACGAAACATGGGTCTCGACGACCAAGTTGCCCATGCGGGATGAAAAGGGGAACGTTACGGGGACATTCGGTATTTCCCGAGATATTACCGAATCCAAACGAGTGGAGCAGGAACTTCGACGCCACGCCGCCCATCTCGAGGCGATCAACACCATCATAAGTTCCACTTCGACGGCCGTCGATTTTCAAGACCTGCTGAAAATTTCCCTGGATTTATCCCTCTACGCGGTTGAAATGAACATGGGAATCATCTGGCTTCCGCCTCATACAGTTTCTCGAAAACTGCTACCGCCAGAAAACGAATTCCCACACTACGATTTCAATCCCGAAAGTAACGGATTGCCGGAGATCCTCGTTGTCGATGATTGGCAAAAAGTGACGCAGGAAGATCCGCGCATTGACTTCTACGAGACATTTCTCAAGACGCATGGCATTCGAGCTTCGATCACGGTTCCGATAAAAGCCGAGGAAGGGAATCGGCTTGGCGGGCTATGTATCGCCTCTCCCCAGCCATTCAAATGGACCACAGAAGAAACTAGACTTCTTGAAGCGGTCGGGTACCAGATCGGAATTGCTGCCGAACGGCTGCGGCTTGTCGATCAGATCCGCGAACAGATGCAGCAGGTACAGCAAATCACGGATACCGTACCGGATGGTGTACTCCTGCTTGATTCGAATCACTGTGTCATTCTCGCAAACCCGGCAGGAACTCGAGATTTACAGGCACTGGCGAAAGCTTCTGTCGGGGATGAGATTTCCCATCTCGGTGGTTGTTCCATTTCCGATATTCTTCAAGCCGATACCGATGTCCCTTGGCATGAAGTTCTTACAAACAACCGGATTTTCGAGGTCGTTGCACGACCCATTGACGCCTACAGATCTACCGAGAATTGGATTATCGTGATCCGGGATGTGACACAAGAACGGGAGATTCAACGCCAGGTGCAGCAGCAGGAACGCCTTGCGGCGGTCGGCCAACTCGCCGGCGGAATCGCCCACGATTTTAATAATCTGCTCACGACCATCATGCTTTATGCGCAAATGCCGTTACGCAAACAACAGCTGCCCGACGATCTGAAAAAGCCCCTCGAGACGATCCTCAGCGAGTCGCGCAAGGCGGCGAGTTTGGTTCAGCAGATCCTCGATTTCAGCCGGCATGCCCCGATCGAACGACACCCCATCGATCTCGGACCGTTCGTAAAGGAAGCCGTACGAGTTCTGCAACGAACGATCCCCGAAAACATCTCTTTGTATATCGAGATCGACCCGGATGAATACCTCGTCGAAGCCGATCCGACTCGGATTCAACAGGTCCTGATGAATCTGGTCGTAAACGCGCGTGATGCTATGACGGAAGGCGGAGTGCTGCGAGTCGGAGTGTCAAGCGCGATCGTTCATGAAGAAGATAGCGACGAGGATGTTCCAATTTCCGGCATGAAACCAGGCAGATGGTTCTGCCTATCCGTCAAGGATACGGGAACGGGCATCCCGGAAGATATCCTGCCCCATATTTTCGAGCCGTTCTTCACCACAAAAGCCGCCGGTAAAGGTACAGGATTGGGCTTATCCCAGGTTTGGGGCATTGTCAAACAGCACGAGGGATTCATCAAAGTAGATTCGACGGTCGGTGAGGGAACTGAATTTCTCGTATATCTGCCGATCCATCAATCTGCAGAAAAAGTAGAAAGTTTACCTCCCGAAGACGTCAGCTTTCCCAAGGGCACAGGCGAACGCATTCTCCTCGTAGAGGACAGCCAACACGTCCGTGACGTGAGTGAAGAACTTCTTCTCGACTTGGGCTATCAGGTTGTGACGGCAAAAAATGGCCGTGAAGCCCTGGACTTGTTCAAACATAATGGAAATTTCGACCTCGTCTTCACCGACGTCGTCATGCCGGAAGTTGGCGGTGTTGAATTATTGCACTCACTGCGCGATATGGGGTCCACAGTAAAAACAATTGCCGTAACGGGACATATGCTCGCAAAAGACCTTCAAGAACTGCGAAAAAACGGTGTTTCGGGAATCATATTCAAGCCCTTGGAAGTGAAAGAAGTAGCCGAGGAAATTCGGAGGATTTTGGACGGCAAGCCGCAATAG